GTTAATGTACGCTGAATCTTACTGAACATTGCCGTAACTGTTTTATCAGCATCCATAGTAATCGTTAATGGATTTGTAGTTCCTGTAGCATCTCCGCTCCATCCATCAAATTGATAACCTGCATCTGGAGTTGCTGTTAGAGTAACATCGGTCCCTTCGTTATAAGTGTTATTAATAGCACTTGGATTAGTGGTTACATTACCACCATTTGAATTAATAGTTAATTGATATTGAAGAGGAGGAAGGGTATATCGAAATAACCCATTTGTTGTAGCTAAGAATAAGTTACTACCTTCAATATCCACTCCGATTAAAAAACTTGAAGCTACACTAAATACATTGATAATGAAACCTGATCCGTCTTTTGAAATCCTCCTTATTAAGTTTGAACTATCTGTAAGAAAGTAAATTTGATCACCGTAAACACTTATAGCATTAACACGAATATTGGATCTAACTGTTTGAAAGTTAGAATTAGGTTGTGATAAATCTAATTTATAAACACCACCAGCGTTTCCAGTTTGATTATTAGCAACGTACAAAGTGTCACCATCTACTTCACTGTCAATAACACTTCCGAAATACACATTTAAATTCGCCAGTTTAGTTGATGTATTATTTTCGTAGCGATAAACTTCACAAAAATTGTTATTACTGTTTTTTGAGATGTAATGAATTATATCATTGTAATAGAAAACAGTAATTATTGTTTTGCCAGGGAAAAAAACATTTACTGTATTATTCGTTAAGTTAAATCTTACAATTCTGGATTGACCAGCTGCAATTAAATAATTACCTGTTGAATTGGCGTATAAATTTCTCTGATCTAAATTTACATTAGCTGAAGTGTTTAGATTAGATCCTGTGGCGTTTGTAGTGGTTACATCAACTTTATTAATAAGTGTAGAGTTGATTTTACCATAGGCATAATCGTTTACAACTTCAAACCCGGTGGTCGATGCCCAGCCTGTTAAATCGTTAATTTTAGTTTGTGCTTGTAAAGAAAGAATCAAAAAAAAGATTACAAATTGTATTAGTCTTACCATGATTTTGTGTTTAAATTACAACACAAATCACCATAAAAAGTGGCTTATATTTATCACTTGACTTCCTTTACTACCTAAGTATCTTCCGAAGTGCTATAATTGATTGATGAACCTTAAAAATTCTTGTTTCTTTTCTTTTGTTATAGATACTATTTTATCGTTATCCATAATAATATAACCACCATCTTTTCTAATATATTCTTTTATATAGTTGAGATTTATAAAAAACGAACGATGAGGTTTATAAAATATCTCATGATCTTTTAAGAGATCGGTATAATGTTTTAATGGTTTACTAGTTAGTATTTCATTCTCATTTTTGATGTATATTTTGGTATACATTCTATCTGCTTCAAAAAACATTACATCTTCAAATTTTATAAACTTAACGCCATTTGCATGTGGAATTGCAATCTTCTTAAATTTAGAAGAAGTCAAGTTATCCTTTAATTCTTTTAAATGCTTATTGATTAAGTTATATCCTCCTTTTTCAATTATTTTTCGAATAGAGTTTTCTAACTTGGTTGGATTAACAGGTTTTAATAAATAGTCTACTGCGGACAATTCAAAAGCTTGAATTGCGTACTCATTATATGCAGTTACAAATATGATTTCAAAATTAAAAAAGTCTTTATCTATAAAATCCAATATTTCAAGTCCAGAATGATCTGGCATTTCTATATCCAATAGTACGATTTGTGGTCTAAATTGTTTTATAGATTCTATGCCAGACTTTAAATCTTCACTTTCTTGAATTTCAATTGCATTTGGAAAGCTATCTTCAATTAAAGATTTCAACAAATTCCTTGAGCTTTGCTCGTCATCTATAATAAGTATTTTCATAATCAATTATTAGGAATTTTAATTATTACTTCTGTTCCTGAAGGTTCATTATTCGTATCATATAAATCAATGGTTTCAACATTTAAATTATTGTATTTAATTGAATTTAATAATTCAAGTCTGTTTTCAGTTGTTTTGGTAGCGAAAGATTTATGATATTTATATTTTCTAGTCTTTATTTGATTAGCTTTTACTCTTCCAACTCCATTATCTATAATTTTACAGATGATAAATTTTTGATCTTCACTTAGATTAAAACTAACTGTAAGTTTTCGATCACCTTTTTTGTTTAATAATCCATGTTTTAAGGAGTTTTCTATGTAGGGCTGAATCAGCATTGTCGGTATTTTAATCTCTTGAGTTTCGATTCTTTTGTCTACATCAATACGGAAGGATAGGGTATCACGAAAACGCAGTTTCTCAATACTTAAATATGTGTCAAGTGTTGCTATTTCGTCAGATAAATAGATTTCAGATTGACTACTATGTCCCAAATAAACTCGAATTAAATTAGAAAACATACCAAGATATTCAACAGCAACTCTTTTTTGGTTTTGCATGATATAGTCTTGAATAGAGTTCAATGCATTGAAAATAAAATGCGGATTCATTTGAGACCTTAGATTTTCTAATTTTAAAGATATTAACTCCATTTCTTTTTCTTTTTCGACTATGCGTTTTTTGTAATAATAGCTTAAGATAAGTAAGAGGATTATGGTTAATACTAGAATAAACCACCAGGTTTTATAAAAAGGACTTTTAATGTTTAATTGAATACTTTTTGTATTTGTTTCTCTCGAACTAAAGTTTTCTTTACCCTTTATTTCTAATTCATAATAACCAGGTTGTAGACTGTTAAAAACTAACGTATTTGAGTTTTTAGGAATAGAGGTCCATTTTTGATCTTTATTTTTAAACCTATAGAAGTAAGTTATATTACTTTGAGATTTATATCCGTTTATGTGAAGGTCAAATTGAATTTTTCGCTCTTCCGGATCGAGAAAGTATTCGGAACTCGTGGCCCTAATTTTATCATTTATGTAAACATTTTCTATATAAAAATCATAAAGTTTTTGCTTTCTAAAGACTTTTTGTTTGTCAAACGAATAAACTCCTTTGTTCGTACCTAAAGCTATTTTGTCTTTTAAAACCACTAAATCTGTAATTCTATAATTACCGATTCCGTCGATTTCTGTCAAGTTTTTAAACTCATTTAATTCTGAGTTAAAAAGCTGAACACCGTTATCGCTAATAATCCATAAATAATTACCATCCGATTTTATTTTCCTGATTTGATTAGATAGCAATCCTTCTGAAATTCTGTAAACTCGAGAAAGTTTTCCATTTTCTAGAGCTATTAAACCATGATTGAACGTGGATATCCAAATTATTCCGTTTGATGTTTCTTCTATGTCAACACCAAAAATAGATTCGTTGTTAAACTTAAGTTCTTTAGAATCACCATTGATCTGGTAACAATACAAACCATCTACATAGTTTACGTAAATCTCTTGTCTTTTCTTACTGTAGAAATTGGCGTAAGACCTTTTCCTTCCTAATCTTAAACTTTCATTTTTTTCTTTATCTAATATTTCGGCATAGGCAAACGAACTATATATGAATCTGTTTTCGTCGATTATTGATAGAGATTTTGCATTTCTGAAATCAAATTGATTGGCTTTAGAATTCTTTTTTAAAGAGAAGTTTTCACTATTTAAAACAAATGACCTCGAAGTTAGGCTCACATAAATTTCATCTTTTTTATTATATGCAATTTGATTTACTCTTTCAAAAAATGGATTTTTGATTTGAGTAGCTTTTCCTGATTCTAAGTTTATAGAGGTAAGTTTACCATTGGTAGATCCAGCGATTAAATATTGATCATTTATATTTTCAATAACACTTATATTGGTGTTTTTCTCAGGAAGATTATACTTTTCAATACCTAAATTTGGAATAATATAAATTCCTGTACTAGCAGAGATAAACCAATAATTACCTCTTGAATCTTTAAGGATTTTTGTGATTTCCTTACCTTCAAAATAGGTGTTGGATAATTTAAATTCATTATTTGAATATGCATAAACATAAACGGCATCTCGAAAGCATAACCAAATTTTTGAAGATTCATTGAGCACACCAGTAATTATACTTTCTTTTCTGCTATTTGAATTCTTGAATAAGTCTGTTCGTTTATTGTTGAAGTAAAGTATTGATTTTTCTAATTTACGGTCAAAAGATTGATGAATAAAGTTATTGTTGAAGTTAAAAGCGAAATTGGCATTGAAAATAGTATTGTTATTTTCAGCTTTTAATTTTACTCCTTTGGATTCCTTAGACGATATATATTTGAGAGTTTTATTTTGTAAATAGAATAAACTGTCATTTTTCTTTAAGGAATAGGAGATTATACCATTGTATTGATTTTTAATCTTGATATCCTTAGTTTTTAAATCAATAGATAAGATTTTGGTATCACTTACCACAATCATTTCATTGTCAAAAAAATAAAATAAGGCTAATTGATCTTTGGTATACTCTTTTAAATCAATAAATAGTTCTAGTTTACCTCCATTTACAAAGAAATATTGTCCAGAAATATTGTTACACCAAATTCTACCTAAATTATCCTCTTTCAGTCCGAAAACGGATAAAGCTCTTTTTTTATCGTTTGTGTAATTTTTGAACTCTTTGCCATTATAACTGTAGAGTCCGGTATTTGCAGCTAACCAAATTATTCCCTTTTTATCTTCATAAATGTCATAGTATTCAATATCTGGCAAACCATCCTTTTCTGTAAATTGAAAAAAATAAGGGTGCTGTGCTTCAATTTTTTGAATTAACAGTATTAGAAATAAAAGTAATAAGTAGAGTTTTGTTTTTATCACCTACACAAAGTACAATTTTATTTATGGGTTGGTTGAAAATAATTATAATTCCTTCTGCAGAACTTCCTAAGGATTGAAGTTATTTTCTAAAGCGTTTGATTATAAATAAAGCAGCTTAGGAATCATTTATTATTTTTTCCTGTAAACTCGAGTAACAAGTGAACAAATAAAAATCACAAAAATAGAACTTAACCATAACCAATAACCTACTAAAACATGGTCAATTTTACCTGTAGTTCCGCCTTCATTAATTATTATTCTATCAACTAAAAAGAAACAAAAAGAAAAGAGTAGAGCTAAACCACTTGTGATAAGTGCAAATTTCTCTTTTTTGAATAAGAAAATCATACTTAGAAGTAGTAAAGGATTTGCTAACCAAACAATTCCAATAAGATTAAAATTTAACCAACCTAATAAGAAAGCAATTAATCCGATCGCTCCAACTGTATCTTTACCAGTTCCTTCTACACTATAACAAGGTTGTGTTAGTGAAACTAATAGAAACAAGATACTAATTAGAACAAAAAGTTTCTTTTGAGACGTTTTCATTAACTATATTTTTTCTTACGTAAATAGTTAAATGTAAATCCAAAGACAAATAATAATGTAAGTGGTAAAACAATATTGAAAAACTGCCAAAAGCTACGTTCTTTAAAAGCTTTTTGTTTATCTAAACTATTCAATTGAACGGTTTTATTTCTTAGCGAAATTAATCCTGAATCGTCGAGAAGATAATCTACTGTGTTTAACAAGAAATCTTTATTTCCAAAACGTTGTTGAGTCCATTTATCAATGCCTAAATCATAAGGCTGGCCTTTCAAAATTTGATTTTTGGCGATATCTCCATCAGCAATAACCACCATTTTATTTTCAGATGAAATTTTCTTGTAATCGGAATAGTTAAATGGTCGTGTTCTGTTTTCGTAAGCTGAATTGAATTTTCCTTCTAACAAAACTGCTAACAATTGACTTCCCGCGGTATATTCTTGCTGAATTGGTTCTTTGGCAATACTTTCTAGTTCAACAATTGTTGGAGCTCCAGTAAGCTTAGATAGCACGGAACTTACCAAAAGAGGTGTTTTCTTAATGTCTTTTTTTAAGGTATCAATCTGTGTTGTAAACCTAAATCGTACTGGTAATACATTTTTCGTGATTGGATGATTTGGATTCCCTTGTACTAACGGATGATAGAACCAATCATAGCTTTCAAACTGAGCTTGGTTTCCTAAATTACCCGAAGCCAAAGTTAATTTTGAAGCATATAAGTCTTGAACTAATTTATTATTGATACGAACTCCATAACTAAATAATAAATCTGTCAAATCTAGTTCTCGTCTGTAGGCCAACA
This genomic window from Tenacibaculum sp. 190524A05c contains:
- a CDS encoding histidine kinase — encoded protein: MIKTKLYLLLLFLILLIQKIEAQHPYFFQFTEKDGLPDIEYYDIYEDKKGIIWLAANTGLYSYNGKEFKNYTNDKKRALSVFGLKEDNLGRIWCNNISGQYFFVNGGKLELFIDLKEYTKDQLALFYFFDNEMIVVSDTKILSIDLKTKDIKIKNQYNGIISYSLKKNDSLFYLQNKTLKYISSKESKGVKLKAENNNTIFNANFAFNFNNNFIHQSFDRKLEKSILYFNNKRTDLFKNSNSRKESIITGVLNESSKIWLCFRDAVYVYAYSNNEFKLSNTYFEGKEITKILKDSRGNYWFISASTGIYIIPNLGIEKYNLPEKNTNISVIENINDQYLIAGSTNGKLTSINLESGKATQIKNPFFERVNQIAYNKKDEIYVSLTSRSFVLNSENFSLKKNSKANQFDFRNAKSLSIIDENRFIYSSFAYAEILDKEKNESLRLGRKRSYANFYSKKRQEIYVNYVDGLYCYQINGDSKELKFNNESIFGVDIEETSNGIIWISTFNHGLIALENGKLSRVYRISEGLLSNQIRKIKSDGNYLWIISDNGVQLFNSELNEFKNLTEIDGIGNYRITDLVVLKDKIALGTNKGVYSFDKQKVFRKQKLYDFYIENVYINDKIRATSSEYFLDPEERKIQFDLHINGYKSQSNITYFYRFKNKDQKWTSIPKNSNTLVFNSLQPGYYELEIKGKENFSSRETNTKSIQLNIKSPFYKTWWFILVLTIILLLILSYYYKKRIVEKEKEMELISLKLENLRSQMNPHFIFNALNSIQDYIMQNQKRVAVEYLGMFSNLIRVYLGHSSQSEIYLSDEIATLDTYLSIEKLRFRDTLSFRIDVDKRIETQEIKIPTMLIQPYIENSLKHGLLNKKGDRKLTVSFNLSEDQKFIICKIIDNGVGRVKANQIKTRKYKYHKSFATKTTENRLELLNSIKYNNLNVETIDLYDTNNEPSGTEVIIKIPNN
- a CDS encoding InlB B-repeat-containing protein, whose amino-acid sequence is MVRLIQFVIFFLILSLQAQTKINDLTGWASTTGFEVVNDYAYGKINSTLINKVDVTTTNATGSNLNTSANVNLDQRNLYANSTGNYLIAAGQSRIVRFNLTNNTVNVFFPGKTIITVFYYNDIIHYISKNSNNNFCEVYRYENNTSTKLANLNVYFGSVIDSEVDGDTLYVANNQTGNAGGVYKLDLSQPNSNFQTVRSNIRVNAISVYGDQIYFLTDSSNLIRRISKDGSGFIINVFSVASSFLIGVDIEGSNLFLATTNGLFRYTLPPLQYQLTINSNGGNVTTNPSAINNTYNEGTDVTLTATPDAGYQFDGWSGDATGTTNPLTITMDADKTVTAMFSKIQRTLTINAANGSVSTNPNPTGGTYDDGTSVELTAIPDAGYQFDGWSGDASGTANPLNITMDADKTVTAMFSKIHRSLTINATNGSVSTNPNPIGGTYDDGTLVELTATPDAGYQFDGWSGDASGTANPLTITMDADKTVTAMFSPVTASIVDEEFNKGIKVYPIPASNSITVDMLNGYEIKRIVVHNILGKEIIETKELKIDLSNLVKGIYVLKITNSDGRIATRRIIKN
- a CDS encoding LytTR family DNA-binding domain-containing protein; its protein translation is MKILIIDDEQSSRNLLKSLIEDSFPNAIEIQESEDLKSGIESIKQFRPQIVLLDIEMPDHSGLEILDFIDKDFFNFEIIFVTAYNEYAIQAFELSAVDYLLKPVNPTKLENSIRKIIEKGGYNLINKHLKELKDNLTSSKFKKIAIPHANGVKFIKFEDVMFFEADRMYTKIYIKNENEILTSKPLKHYTDLLKDHEIFYKPHRSFFINLNYIKEYIRKDGGYIIMDNDKIVSITKEKKQEFLRFINQL